Genomic window (Psychromonas sp. L1A2):
AAACATCTAACAATAATTCTTGTAATGATTCACGTGTTAGCGCATCCAATGCACCTAGCGGTTCATCCAGCAACAACATTTTAGGATCGTTAGTTAACGCGCGAGCAATCCCTACACGTTGCTGCATACCACCGGAAAGTTGATACACTTTATGTTGATGGAAGTCTTCTAAACCAACCAGTTTCAAATATTCTGCGGCACGTTCGCGACGCGTGTGTTTATCGACACCTTGTAACTTTAAGCCAAACTCAGTATTTTCGATGACATTTAACCAAGGTAGTAGCGCATGTTTTTGAAATACAACACCTCGATCGGCATCTGGTCCTGTCACTTCATCGCCAATATCCTTGCCACACAACACCCTTGGATAACCTTTTACTGTGCTGCTACCTAAGGTCAAATAACCTTTGCTTGGAGAAATAAAACCAGCAATCAGGTTCAGTAACGTTGTTTTGCCACAACCAGAGGCTCCTAAAGCAACCACTAAATCGCCCTGTTCCATTGTTAAATTAACATCAGATAAGGCAGTTACTGATTCACCGCCGTCTGAGCCCGGATAGACAACTGATACTTCACAAACTTTCAATGTGTTCATTACAACGCTCCTAGATAGCTTTGCTTAAGTTAATTAGGTAAATGACGAATTATAACTTTGATGCTGCTAACGCATATTCAGGATTAACAAAGACACTATAATCAGGCATTAAATCGTTAATTTTCTTTTCTTTTTTCAAGAACTCTGACGTTGATTTTAATGACTTAGCAGCGCCACCATCGACACCACAACCAAGCCAATTACATGATAATTGCTGAGTAAAATCAGGGAATTCATAAAGGTCTAATACACTTGCAACTTGGTTAATGTCACCACCAGATATTTTTGCAATTGATTTTGCGATGGGATGAGAAGCATCAAAGGTGTCTTTGCTACTACGATATTGCTGGTCAAGGTCACCTGCTATTTTTAGGATTTTAGCCATAAACTCAGCATTTTCTTTACCGAATTCTTTATCAACTACTAAACCATCAAAAGTAGGTTTACCCCACGAACTTAGCGTTTTTGAAGTAATTAGTACATGGCCATCTTTTTTAATCTTGCCTAATACAGGATCCCAGATGAACGCTCCATCAATATCACCTCGTTGCCATGCAGCATTAATAGTATTAGGTTGCATATTAGTGAGTTTTACGTCTTTATCTGATAAGCCAAATTGCTCTAATGCAAACAGTGCATGAAAGTGTGTAGTTGATACAAACGGTACTGCAATGCGCTTACCTTTTAGGTCAGAGGGTGCAGTAATACCACTATCATTACGTACCACTAATGCTTCAGCATCAGCAATATTTTCTAAAATCCAAACTAATTCAATGTTGATACCACGGCTTACCGCGGCAGCAATAGGGCTAGATCCAGCAGAAGCAATATCAATTGAACCAGAAGCCATTGCCGTGATCACTTTTGCACCAGAATCAAAACGTCTCCATTTCACGTTATAACCTGTTTCTTTCTCAATTAACTTCTCATTAATCGCATGCTTCCAAGGGTTATTCATGCCCATATAACCAATAGTGACATCTTTTGCGCTCACTGTTGATGCAAAAAATAGCGCGGCCATTGTTGTCATTAATTTGATTGATTTACACTTTCTCATATTAAAATTCCTTATTTAACTGATGCGGTTGATGCGATGTTGGTTTCGTTATTTAAACTACGCGGTGCAAAAAATAAGATACAGAGCCAGTTTTTTAAATTCGTGGTCCACATTATTTTGCTAACATCATCTGCATAGACACGTTGGCTTAAAAATTGCGTAAAAAACATAAATATTGTTAGTTAACTACAAAGCTATAAACAAAATTCGCTCCAACTTTTAAGCAGGTGTTACATGGTTGATTTTTTAATAAATATGGAACTGCATCAAAACAGTACTTATCAACAGCAGATCCGTGAAAAATTAGTGGAGTTAATTGAACAAGATGCCTTTGGTACCAAAGCTTTACCCTCTGGTCGAAAGATGGCTCAGCTACTTAAAGTATCAAGAAACACGGTTGTTTTAGTCTATGAAAGCTTAGTGGATGAAGGTTATTTAGTTGCACGTAAACGTAGTGGTTTTTTTGTTCACCCTGATCTATTAATGGTGCAACGCATCCCTAATTCAGTGCAACCATCAACACCTGATACTGCGCGTACTAATCGCCAACCTAATTGGTCTACACGATTACAGAAACAGCCTAGTCAGTTATCATCATTAAATAAGGATGAAAATTGGTTAAAATACCCTTATCCTTTTATTTATGGGCACATCGATGTTAACGAGTTTCCACTTTATCAATGGCGAGAATGCTCTCGAATAGCTGAAAGCAAAGGTAAGCTACATGAATGGGTAGAAGGTTTCATCGATATTGATGACCCACAACTTGTCTCTCAAATCCGCCAACAGATCCTCTCAAAACGAGGCATTAGCGCCAAACCAGAAGAAATTCTAATAACCCTAGGCACCCAGAATTCATTATTTTTATTAACCTCTTTATTGGCAGGTAAAGACATTACCTTTGGTGTAGAAAACCCAGGCTATGCAAACTTACGTCACGTTATCTCATTATGTGACAGTCCAGTGAGTCCACTTGAGGTTGATAATGAAGGTGTTCAAATAGGCGAACAACTTAGCCATTGTGATTATGTCTGTGTAACACCCAGTCACCAGTATCCAACAACTGTGACCATGACTATTGAACGACGTAAAGCCTTGCTTGAACAGGCTTGTAAAGACGACTTTATAGTGATTGAAGATGACTATGAAAGTGAGGTTAACTTTATCGCAGAGCCTTTACCGGCACTTAAAAGTTTTGATCAAGATGGACGCGTTGTCTATGTTGGCAGTTTATCTAAATCACTGACACCGGGTATCCGCATCGGCTATTTAGTCGCAGATAGTTCATTGGTAGCAGAGTTGCGTCAATTACGCATTTTACATTACCGTCACCCTCCTTCAAACAATCAACGAATTGCAGCTTTGTTTATTAGCCAAGGTTATTACGATAGTCATGTACGCCGTATGCGCCGTACCTATGAAAAAAAATGGCTACAGATGCAACAAGGTATTGAGCAACACCTGTCTGATTGTGAGGTTCACTCTACGGCTGGCAGTTTTTGTTTTTGGATAGGTTTACCCGCAGGCATTACTAGTCATCAATTACGTAAAGAAGCAGCACAAGAAGGTATTTTAATCGAGTCTGGTGATACTTTATTCATGCAAAAAGATGGCCCTAAAAATTATATTAGACTGGGATTTTCAGCGATCAATATCGATAAGATATTAGAAGGGTTGGCTATACTTGGTGGGTTAGTTAAACAATTAAAAAAATCATAAACATAAAATACCAACATCATTTCTGAATGTTGGCATTTGAAACATAAACGGCTTTATTATTATTTATGTTAACTTGTTGCATTAATCCATATCTGGTTCAAATAAGTTACGTTTCATATAAAACTTCACCCATAACGCACCAATAATACTTAAGACTACTAGTATTCCACCAGTGATGCTGTACACAAGTTGTGTCATTTCTGGGCTTGGTGAGTTGTTTAAAGCGACAAATAACATTGCGATTAAACCTAATATTTGTGGCACAGGAAAGAAAGGTGTGCGGTATGGTCGAGGGTGATTTGGCATGCGTTTACGTAATACCATGACATTGATATGCGCTACGCTATAAGCTAATAAAAAACTGGTTGTTGCAGCAATAATTAACACTATTAAAGAATCAATACCTAATGATAGGAAAGGGATTGTCGTTAGTACAGCGATCATCAGGATACCTACCCAAGGTGCGTTGTGTTTATTGGTTGCTTTAAGTTGAGGGAAAGCTTGTTTCTGCTCTGCCATGCCTTGTAACATTCTTGGTACTGCCGCTAATATCGTATTCATAGTACTGCAAGTTGCAGCTAAGGCCATAATAGTCGCAATGACTAAACCACTTTTGCCGAATACCGCATTTGCATAATCTAAAAATGGAAGTGGTGAACTCACTAAACTTTCAACATTTAAAAATAAACTTGCACCATAGATAAACGCTAAGAAAATACAAAAGATCATAAATAATGACAGGTGCATTGCTCGTGGAATGTTTTTATGAGGATTCTTAACTTCATTGATCATTGGGCAGATATATTCCACGCCAACCATTGTCCATAATGCCAAGCCAACTAACCCAATAAAGCTACCATCCATTATACCTGCAAAACCCCAATCGACAGTGGCCCCAACTAACTCAGGATGAGGTTGACTCGCACCAGTAATAGCCACAAACCCAGTCAGTACTAATGCACTCACTAATACAAATGCCAAGAAATTTTGCGCTTTAGCAAAAACATCTGTCCCAATCAGATTAGTGACAGTGAAAATAACTAAAATAATCATTGGTACTACTTTTTCAGGTAATACACCTGGCAGTAATTCGCCTAACATTGCATCAACTAAAAACATCTCAACGGGTAAGGCTAAGACAGCTACAACAACATAGCCAGCAAACACAGCCACGATAGCAGGAAAGTGACCAATAGCTTTTTGTGTATAAGTCGCTAAAGTCCCAGCCTGAGGAAACATCAGCGATAATTCAGAGAAACTCATCGCATTAAATTGCGCTAAAATAAGTGCAACAACCATTGCGGCAATAAACCCCATCCCACCAATGCCTAAGCCTTGAAGTGCGGAGATCATAGCACCTTGAACAATGACTAAGCCTATACATATGGCCATCATTGTTGGTAATCCTAATTTTGTCATTTTATTAGCAGCCGGTTTCGCAGCCATATTGACGTTATCTGAATCTGTTATAGTTATCATGTTTCTGTTCCTCTTTTGAGTAAAACGTTTTTATGATGTTAAAGTCGGTCGAAGCGATAAGGGCTTGGATCAACGAGTGGAGGGGTATTACAAACAATATCTGCCGCTAACTGACCAGCCGCGGGCCCAGTACCAAAACCATGGCCTGAAAACCCTGTTGCAATGGTTAAACCAGGAATAGCTTTGATACGGTCAATGACTGGATTTGAATCGGGCGTGACATCGATAATGCCAGCCCACTCTTCTTCAATTTCTGCTTTATTAAAAACTGGCCAAGCTGCACTTAAGTTAGCGAGTGCTTCTTGATTGATAGCTGACGAATGTTCAGGATCGTTGGTGCGAACTTCTTCAAAAGGAGAACGTCTATCGCTTTTCCAGCGACGGCCCAATGAAAGATCTTTTAAGAATTCTCGCCCTAAAGCAGGACGTAAAAAACGATGTTGTGTACGTAGTTGTTCAAAATAACGCCACCCAATTAATAGATGATCTAAGGTAAGTGGCGCATCTAATGCTGAACGCTGCGTGATAATGAAACCGCCATCTTGATGCTTTCTGAAAGAAAAATCAGGACCACCTACCGCAATATCAGTTGGTCCTTCCATCGGTTTAGTACGAAGTACAGAACATTTAAGTGGCAGTGTCGGTAATGAAACCCCTACGTTACTTAGAAAGCGTCTCGACCAAGCACCACCAGCCAGTAAGACTTGATCACAACGAATCTCTCCTTGTTCTGTCACCACACCACATACTTTTCCACCTGATGTTGAAAGCGTACGTACTGCGCAGTTTTGTAACATGATGGCGCCTTTTTCCATCGCCGCTTTAGCAATATTCGTTGCTGCGATAGCCGGTTCAGCTCGACCATCGGAAGGCGTATAAATGCCGCCTTTCCAATCACCTTTACCGCCGGGTGCCGTTTGATCAATTTCTTGAGCCGTCATCATTTTTGAATCTAAAGACAACGCACTAACTGATTTCAACCATGCTTCATGCATTGCCAATTGCTGCTCTGTTTTGGCTAAAAAGATAATGCCCGCCTGTTTGTAACCAACACTTTGGCCAATGCGCTGTGGCATTTCAGCCCATAAGCGATCTGCAGCCATTGCGAGTGGAACATCCTCAGCATGTCGACTTGTTTTGCGGATCCAACCTAAATTACGTGAAGACTGCTCTCCAGCAATATGGCCTTTTTCTAGCAGCACCACTTTGATATTACGTTCAGCTAATGTCAGTGCGGCTGTCACGCCTATAATGCCTCCACCAATAATGACAACCGTTGTGGACTCTGGAAGAACGTCCGTTGTATTTATTGCATCAAGTGTTTTTGTCATGAGCTTGTTTCCTACACGTTGTAAGCATTTCTATTTTAAATAGTGATCTCTTGGATATCTGCAGTTGCCGCACCACGATAAGCGGTTACTTCTAATTCCATTTTATAAACGGTTGAGCCTAATGGCGGACAAGTGACTGTTGTCGCAGGGTTAATACCTTTGAATTTTTCGCCGATTAATTGCATAACAGCATGAACGTCTTCAGGATCTTGAATAAATACACGAGAAAAAACGACGTCAGCTAAACTTGAGCCAACGGCTTCTAATGCGGCTTTAATATTGCTAAAGACTTGCTCTGTTTGCTCTAAAGCATCTTCAGGTATCACTTTGGTTTCAGGGTTTCGCCCAGCTGTATTTGAAACGTAAATCCAGTTATCAACAGAAACCAAACGAGAATAACTACCTATCTCTTCAAATTTTGAACCTGTTTTTACTTTTACTATCTTTGCTATATGAGTTTTTTCTATATGAGTTTTTTCTATTTGAGTTTGTGTCATGTTAGTTTTCCACGTTAAAGTAAAGCTTGCGTGAATTGACCTTTATCGGTGTTCACGCTTTTTTATAATGATGGTTATAACGACTAGCTCAGCTCTGGCGTTTCCCAGAGGTTGAGTTTTATACCGATATTATGTTTCATTGCGTTGTGGTAAATTTTGGTTGCCCAAGCGACATCTTCAGTAGGTAAACCGCCTACCGATAACACAATAATTTCTTGATCGTTTTGTCGCCCAGGACTTGTCGCTGTGACAATCGAACCAAGATCTTCAAGTTGATCTTTGGTCATTAAACCTTCGTCAATCATGTCCATGAAACGACAGCCAATAATTGGAATGTACATGTGTGCAGGTTTTGGTACTTCTTCATGCCAAGCTTCATAAAGCCCGATGTTGTCCATGACTTTTCTCACATCACTTTCTTCTAAGCCTTGATCTAATCGACAGTAAGCAGGCATTGAAATGAAAGCGCCAGGTTTCACCCATTCACGTTTTATGACTGGATATGAAGAAATATCACCGGTTTCTCCTGAATTACAGTAAGTAACGATATCCGCATCTCGTACAACATCTTCCAAGGTATCGACAACTTGTACATTAGCGATTTGAGGGAAACTCTCTTTCACCCAGCTAAGAAAACTATCTAAACTTTTTTGACCTCGGCCTTTAATTTTAAGCGTGTCGATTTGTGGGCATACAGCCATGAAAGCAGCAATTGATGTTTTACCCATAACACCAGGTCCTAGAAGACCAACCACCTTTGAGTCTTTACGCGCTAAATGACGAGCCCCCACCCCAGGGACAGCGCCAGTGCGATAGGCAGAAAGTAAGTTTGCAGACATGTGTGCTAACGGAGCACCAGTATCAGTATCGTTAAGTGTGAACATTAAGATTGAACGCGGCAGTCCTTTTTCACGGTTAGCAATGTTAGAGCCATACCATTTCACGCCACAGGTTTGGTAATCACCGCCAAGGTAAGCTGGCATTGCCATTAAACGACGGTCTGGAGTGTGACGAGGCATCGTCGCTATTTCTGGATTTTCAGGGAAAGTAACCATGGCGCCATGAGAATCATTATTTGCGCCAGCCATACGATAATCGCCTTTATGAAGTAGTGCGAACATCTCTTCCATTGCATCAACACAGCCAGGCATATTCTTAACACCTGCTTTAATCATGTCTGGTTCTGAAAGATATATAAAATCGATTTGAGTATTTTCTGACATAACATCACCTTAATTTCTTGGAATAGGATTACTTACAAAATTTTTTTTTACGTCTGTCTAATTACGTTGATTACATCCAATGACATATCTTTATCAGTGGATTAACGCTTGATGAGCAGTAGGTGATTTTTATCCTAGACCTCTAAAATTTGTGCGTATTGAACTTTTACGACACGGTTTTTTATGGGATTAATAATCGTTCTGTTGTTACTAGGAGTGAAATTAATTGGCATTAGGTTTGCAGATGAGGAATATATCTTAGGCATTTTTGATAAATGGAATTTATACATGTCAACTAATTCACTTGTTAGTCATC
Coding sequences:
- a CDS encoding taurine ABC transporter ATP-binding protein; translated protein: MNTLKVCEVSVVYPGSDGGESVTALSDVNLTMEQGDLVVALGASGCGKTTLLNLIAGFISPSKGYLTLGSSTVKGYPRVLCGKDIGDEVTGPDADRGVVFQKHALLPWLNVIENTEFGLKLQGVDKHTRRERAAEYLKLVGLEDFHQHKVYQLSGGMQQRVGIARALTNDPKMLLLDEPLGALDALTRESLQELLLDVWRKTNKMMFFITHSVDEALLLATRLVVMSPRPGRITHQFDLNFNQQFLDCRDARKVKSSPEFIAMREQVLAIIHGDELAVA
- the tauA gene encoding taurine ABC transporter substrate-binding protein, encoding MRKCKSIKLMTTMAALFFASTVSAKDVTIGYMGMNNPWKHAINEKLIEKETGYNVKWRRFDSGAKVITAMASGSIDIASAGSSPIAAAVSRGINIELVWILENIADAEALVVRNDSGITAPSDLKGKRIAVPFVSTTHFHALFALEQFGLSDKDVKLTNMQPNTINAAWQRGDIDGAFIWDPVLGKIKKDGHVLITSKTLSSWGKPTFDGLVVDKEFGKENAEFMAKILKIAGDLDQQYRSSKDTFDASHPIAKSIAKISGGDINQVASVLDLYEFPDFTQQLSCNWLGCGVDGGAAKSLKSTSEFLKKEKKINDLMPDYSVFVNPEYALAASKL
- the pdxR gene encoding MocR-like pyridoxine biosynthesis transcription factor PdxR gives rise to the protein MVDFLINMELHQNSTYQQQIREKLVELIEQDAFGTKALPSGRKMAQLLKVSRNTVVLVYESLVDEGYLVARKRSGFFVHPDLLMVQRIPNSVQPSTPDTARTNRQPNWSTRLQKQPSQLSSLNKDENWLKYPYPFIYGHIDVNEFPLYQWRECSRIAESKGKLHEWVEGFIDIDDPQLVSQIRQQILSKRGISAKPEEILITLGTQNSLFLLTSLLAGKDITFGVENPGYANLRHVISLCDSPVSPLEVDNEGVQIGEQLSHCDYVCVTPSHQYPTTVTMTIERRKALLEQACKDDFIVIEDDYESEVNFIAEPLPALKSFDQDGRVVYVGSLSKSLTPGIRIGYLVADSSLVAELRQLRILHYRHPPSNNQRIAALFISQGYYDSHVRRMRRTYEKKWLQMQQGIEQHLSDCEVHSTAGSFCFWIGLPAGITSHQLRKEAAQEGILIESGDTLFMQKDGPKNYIRLGFSAINIDKILEGLAILGGLVKQLKKS
- a CDS encoding APC family permease — encoded protein: MITITDSDNVNMAAKPAANKMTKLGLPTMMAICIGLVIVQGAMISALQGLGIGGMGFIAAMVVALILAQFNAMSFSELSLMFPQAGTLATYTQKAIGHFPAIVAVFAGYVVVAVLALPVEMFLVDAMLGELLPGVLPEKVVPMIILVIFTVTNLIGTDVFAKAQNFLAFVLVSALVLTGFVAITGASQPHPELVGATVDWGFAGIMDGSFIGLVGLALWTMVGVEYICPMINEVKNPHKNIPRAMHLSLFMIFCIFLAFIYGASLFLNVESLVSSPLPFLDYANAVFGKSGLVIATIMALAATCSTMNTILAAVPRMLQGMAEQKQAFPQLKATNKHNAPWVGILMIAVLTTIPFLSLGIDSLIVLIIAATTSFLLAYSVAHINVMVLRKRMPNHPRPYRTPFFPVPQILGLIAMLFVALNNSPSPEMTQLVYSITGGILVVLSIIGALWVKFYMKRNLFEPDMD
- a CDS encoding NAD(P)/FAD-dependent oxidoreductase yields the protein MTKTLDAINTTDVLPESTTVVIIGGGIIGVTAALTLAERNIKVVLLEKGHIAGEQSSRNLGWIRKTSRHAEDVPLAMAADRLWAEMPQRIGQSVGYKQAGIIFLAKTEQQLAMHEAWLKSVSALSLDSKMMTAQEIDQTAPGGKGDWKGGIYTPSDGRAEPAIAATNIAKAAMEKGAIMLQNCAVRTLSTSGGKVCGVVTEQGEIRCDQVLLAGGAWSRRFLSNVGVSLPTLPLKCSVLRTKPMEGPTDIAVGGPDFSFRKHQDGGFIITQRSALDAPLTLDHLLIGWRYFEQLRTQHRFLRPALGREFLKDLSLGRRWKSDRRSPFEEVRTNDPEHSSAINQEALANLSAAWPVFNKAEIEEEWAGIIDVTPDSNPVIDRIKAIPGLTIATGFSGHGFGTGPAAGQLAADIVCNTPPLVDPSPYRFDRL
- a CDS encoding RidA family protein, with product MTQTQIEKTHIEKTHIAKIVKVKTGSKFEEIGSYSRLVSVDNWIYVSNTAGRNPETKVIPEDALEQTEQVFSNIKAALEAVGSSLADVVFSRVFIQDPEDVHAVMQLIGEKFKGINPATTVTCPPLGSTVYKMELEVTAYRGAATADIQEITI
- a CDS encoding tyramine oxidase subunit B — protein: MSENTQIDFIYLSEPDMIKAGVKNMPGCVDAMEEMFALLHKGDYRMAGANNDSHGAMVTFPENPEIATMPRHTPDRRLMAMPAYLGGDYQTCGVKWYGSNIANREKGLPRSILMFTLNDTDTGAPLAHMSANLLSAYRTGAVPGVGARHLARKDSKVVGLLGPGVMGKTSIAAFMAVCPQIDTLKIKGRGQKSLDSFLSWVKESFPQIANVQVVDTLEDVVRDADIVTYCNSGETGDISSYPVIKREWVKPGAFISMPAYCRLDQGLEESDVRKVMDNIGLYEAWHEEVPKPAHMYIPIIGCRFMDMIDEGLMTKDQLEDLGSIVTATSPGRQNDQEIIVLSVGGLPTEDVAWATKIYHNAMKHNIGIKLNLWETPELS